The proteins below are encoded in one region of Coffea arabica cultivar ET-39 chromosome 4c, Coffea Arabica ET-39 HiFi, whole genome shotgun sequence:
- the LOC140004772 gene encoding uncharacterized protein: MAKTRSKRAVDSAGPGGGEGSQRKEVEASRGAGGSALSGERRQQIFQFVMENLPMLEDIIRQAKEGEEAEGAQTSGPKGKEKESPPDPSEDESRDQPPRRKRPRTPPRPRASKVGDSERYSRHRSTGSKPRGPSLGRPARNGLVGSPDRSARSRPRNRLHSDPARDELEQILRPRPYENNYATSPFTREIDDYPLPRRFKIPSIEMYDASTDPEDHLSVFLTHMRLQTAADEVRCKTFPMFLKGKARLWFQGLKPGSIRSFPELARQFAAQFVSLKVYTRNATHLMSIRQRPDESLRNFMTRFNAESLQVRDRDEKVVMAAFTNGLRVEEFFYDLAKKPPVDLEELLRRAHEAANAEEAGRLKKESDRELGDRKGRTNPSEGKDVPSKKNVFDRLSKEKAPAPPPLPEKTYTPLTRPRAQILAVMETEGLGDRPPKMGTPRNKRNQDRYCAFHRDVGHDTEGCWALRKEIEDLIQRGFLGRFVRRPGQELGRNHYGDRHEGRRRDRPKRRDTPRGHSSDQDTQNLAGVINTIAGGPTGGDSHAAQKNKRPPPEGDDSLKRLCMDEEITFGPRDAVPLASGNHETIVIDIVTNNYRVKKVYVDQGSAVDIMFYRVFKELGLRDDQLTPVRTPLVGFTGPPISSEGMITLMVTVGQAPKCRTVPVNFVVVKQSSPYNVFLGRPALNALRAIPSTYHLSVKFPTSGGIAEVHGDPEVARACYLATLRGQEKVVAQTTCLEPYIPGDEAQQLGTQDEIEEFPLREDWPNQVLRIGALLPAKEEEDLKALLREYSQVFAWSVDDMPGIPTDLAVHHLDVDPHFKPVKQKKRSFAPERNEVIKAEVGKLLESKIILEVYYPTWLANPVLVKKEDQTWRVCVDFTDLNKACPKDCFPLPRIDRLVDSTVGFDVLYFLDAFKGYHQIEMAEEDRDKTSFITEEGTYCYRTMPFGLKNAGATYQRLVNKLFQGQIGRNMEAYVDDMIVKSRTDQRLIPDLKEILNILSESRMRLNPKKCTFGVRSGRFLGFLVSREGIRANPDKLQAIMDMTTPRSVKEVQRLIGRMAALNRFLSRSAVRELPFFRVLKAPKDFHWTEECQKAFTDLKTYLAELPTLTAPEPGETLFLYLSACNEAVSAVLVREDGGAQRPVYYVSRALQGPETRYSPAEKLVLALVHAARKLRPYFQAHSIVVLTDQPLRQILTKPEVSDRMTKWAVELAEHDLSCRPRTAIKAQALADFLAEGANLNLAELAPTPTDTPAEEPWVLFVDGASSKEGSGAGLLLTSPTGEELTYALRFDFPASNNEAEYEALLTGLRIAHQMGITTIRVRSDSQLVVLQVRGEYEAKDKVMKKYLAKVREAVALFGTFEIERVPRSQNKRADALSKLASSSFAHLSKEVLVEVVKQKSIDQVQVLAIDSSATWMTPLVDFLSSGALPGNKSESRRIQLRAAKYAYAGGTLYRRSYLSPWLKCVTHEEGDYVLREVHEGICAAHVGSRVLAKKCLLLGYYWPSVFRDAADLVQKCRACQVHASLRHQPVQEMVPIHSPWPFAQWGIDLLGPFPRAPGRYEHLVVAIDYFTKWVEAEPLVSISGKAIQKFFWKSIVCRFGIPHVLISDNGLQFAENPFRS, from the coding sequence ATGGCAAAGACGCGATCCAAGCGAGCGGTAGACAGCGCCGGCCCTGGAGGCGGTGAGGGGTCCCAGCGGAAAGAGGTTGAGGCGTCTCGGGGCGCCGGGGGCTCAGCCCTTTCAGGGGAGCGCAGGCagcagattttccagttcgtgATGGAAAATCTCCCCATGCTGGAGGATATAATCCGGCAGGCGAAGGAGGGAGAGGAGGCTGAGGGTGCCCAGACCTCCGGGCCCAAGGGGAAGGAGAAGGAGTCACCCCCTGATCCTTCGGAGGATGAGTCACGAGATCAGCCCCCTAGGAGGAAACGGCCACGAACCCCTCCCCGTCCGCGAGCCTCGAAAGTCGGAGACAGCGAAAGATACTCCCGGCACAGGTCCACGGGGAGCAAGCCGAGGGGTCCCTCACTGGGGAGGCCTGCGAGGAACGGTCTCGTGGGCTCCCCAGACAGGTCTGCCAGGAGCCGACCTCGCAACCGCCTTCATTCGGACCCTGCCCGGGATGAGCTTGAACAGATCCTTAGGCCCCGTCCATACGAGAACAACTACGCCACCTCGCCCTTTACCCGGGAAATAGATGACTACCCGCTACCCCGGAGGTTTAAGATTCCGAGCATCGAGATGTACGATGCCTCTACAGACCCGGAGGACCACCTCTCAGTCTTCTTGACGCACATGCGCCTGCAAACCGCCGCGGATGAGGTCCGCTGCAAGACCTTCCCCATGTTCCTAAAGGGGAAGGCGCGGCTCTGGTTCCAGGGGTTGAAGCCGGGGTCTATACGGAGCTTTCCTGAGCTGGCCCGGCAGTTTGCAGCCCAGTTCGTCTCCTTGAAGGTCTACACGAGGAACGCAACCCACCTGATGTCCATCAGGCAAAGGCCCGACGAGTCACTGAGGAATTTCATGACCCGCTTCAATGCGGAGAGCTTGCAGGTCAGGGACAGGGACGAAAAAGTGGTGATGGCCGCCTTCACGAACGGGCTCAGGGTGGAAGAGTTTTTCTACGACCTGGCCAAGAAGCCCCCCGTAGACCTGGAGGAGCTCCTTCGCAGAGCGCACGAGGCTGCTAATGCGGAGGAGGCAGGTCGCCTAAAGAAAGAATCCGATCGAGAGCTCGGAGATCGGAAAGGTCGGACTAACCCCTCAGAGGGCAAGGACGTCCCATCCAAGAAAAACGTCTTCGACCGGCTCTCGAAGGAGAAGGCCCCTGCTCCGCCACCACTCCCAGAGAAGACCTACACCCCTCTAACACGGCCGAGGGCTCAGATCTTGGCTGTGATGGAGACGGAAGGGCTGGGAGATCGGCCGCCCAAGATGGGGACGCCCCGGAATAAAAGGAACCAGGATCGGTACTGCGCCTTCCACCGCGACGTCGGACACGACACGGAGGGATGCTGGGCCCTGCGTAAGGAGATAGAAGACCTGATCCAGCGCGGCTTTTTAGGGCGGTTCGTACGCCGACCAGGTCAGGAGTTGGGGCGCAACCACTACGGGGATAGGCACGAGGGACGGCGACGCGACCGCCCTAAGCGGCGCGACACTCCTCGGGGCCACTCTTCCGACCAGGACACCCAGAACCTGGCGGGGGTGATAAACACCATCGCCGGAGGCCCCACGGGAGGGGACAGTCATGCGGCTCAGAAGAACAAGCGACCACCCCCCGAAGGGGacgactccttgaagcgcttgtgCATGGACGAGGAGATTACCTTCGGACCAAGGGATGCGGTCCCCCTGGCCTCCGGGAACCACGAAACCATCGTGATAGACATTGTCACCAACAACTACCGGGTAAAGAAGGTGTATGTCGACCAGGGTAGCGCGGTTGACATTATGTTCTATCGGGTGTTCAAGGAGCTCGGATTAAGGGATGACCAGCTGACCCCGGTCAGGACACCTCTGGTAGGCTTCACAGGACCACCCATCAGCTCGGAAGGGATGATCACCCTGATGGTCACAGTAGGACAGGCTCCCAAGTGTCGGACCGTTCCCGTTAACTTCGTGGTGGTCAAGCAGTCGTCCCCGTACAATGTGTTCCTGGGGAGGCCTGCTTTGAACGCCCTCCGAGCTATTCCCTCCACCTACCACCTCAGCGTCAAGTTCCCTACCTCGGGAGGGATAGCCGAGGTGCACGGCGATCCAGAGGTAGCCAGGGCTTGCTACCTGGCCACACTCCGAGGGCAGGAAAAGGTGGTCGCCCAGACGACCTGTTTGGAGCCCTACATCCCGGGGGATGAGGCCCAACAGCTGGGCACCCAGGATGAGATTGAGGAGTTCCCCCTAAGGGAGGATTGGCCCAACCAGGTTCTCCGCATCGGAGCCTTGTTGCCCGCCAAGGAGGAGGAGGACCTGAAAGCTCTGCTAAGAGAGTACTCCCAGGTCTTCGCTTGGTCGGTGGATGACATGCCTGGGATCCCAACGGACCTGGCAGTCCACCACCTTGACGTCGACCCTCACTTCAAGCCGGTGAAGCAGAAGAAAAGGAGTTTCGCCCCTGAGAGGAACGAGGTGATCAAGGCGGAGGTCGGCAAGTTGTTGGAGTCCAAGATCATCCTGGAGGTCTACTACCCGACCTGGTTGGCCAATCCGGTCCTAGTCAAGAAGGAGGACCAGACCTGGAGGGTGTGCGTAGACTTCACGGACCTTAACAAAGCCTGCCCGAAGGACTGCTTTCCCCTGCCTAGAATCGACAGGTTAGTAGACTCTACTGTGGGTTTTGATGTTTTATACTTCCTGGATGCTTTTAAGGGATACCACCAGATAGAGATGGCTGAGGAGGACCGGGATAAGACCTCCTTCATCACCGAGGAAGGGACCTACTGCTATAGGACCATGCCATTCGGACTCAAGAACGCGGGGGCCACTTACCAGCGCCTGGTCAACAAGCTATTCCAAGGCCAGATCGGCAGAAACATGGAGGCCTATGTGGACGACATGATCGTCAAAAGCCGGACGGACCAGCGGCTCATACCCGACCTTAAGGAGATCTTGAACATCCTCTCGGAGAGCCGGATGCGCTTGAATCCGAAGAAATGCACCTTTGGGGTCAGGTCGGGAAGATTTCTCGGTTTCCTGGTGTCCCGAGAGGGAATCCGGGCCAACCCGGATAAACTCCAAGCCATCATGGACATGACCACTCCGAGGAGCGTGAAGGAAGTCCAACGGCTAATAGGGAGGATGGCCGCCCTGAATAGGTTCCTCTCGCGCTCCGCCGTCCGGGAGTTGCCCTTCTTCCGAGTACTGAAAGCGCCGAAGGACTTCCACTGGACTGAGGAGTGCCAGAAGGCCTTCACCGACCTAAAAACCTACTTGGCCGAGCTACCAACTCTGACCGCCCCAGAGCCGGGGGAGACCCTATTCCTATACCTGTCCGCTTGCAACGAGGCCGTCAGTGCGGTCTTAGTACGGGAAGACGGGGGGGCTCAGAGGCCGGTGTATTACGTAAGCCGAGCTCTACAGGGGCCAGAGACACGATACTCGCCAGCCGAGAAGCTGGTCCTTGCCTTGGTACATGCGGCACGCAAGCTCCGCCCTTACTTCCAGGCTCACAGCATTGTAGTCCTGACCGACCAGCCCTTGCGTCAGATACTCACCAAACCCGAGGTTTCGGACAGGATGACCAAGTGGGCCGTCGAGCTGGCCGAGCATGACCTTAGTTGTCGGCCTCGTACCGCAATCAAGGCCCAAGCCTTGGCAGACTTCCTTGCAGAGGGGGCTAACTTAAACCTGGCCGAGTTAGCCCCGACCCCCACGGACACCCCGGCCGAGGAGCCATGGGTGCTGTTCGTGGACGGCGCCTCGAGCAAGGAAGGGAGCGGAGCTGGCCTGCTGCTCACCTCGCCCACCGGGGAAGAACTGACCTACGCGCTTAGGTTCGACTTCCCTGCGTCCAATAACGAGGCGGAATACGAGGCCCTATTGACGGGGTTGCGGATAGCCCACCAGATGGGTATCACCACGATCAGAGTCCGGAGTGACTCTCAACTCGTCGTCCTCCAGGTCCGCGGGGAGTACGAAGCCAAGGACAAGGTCATGAAGAAATACCTGGCCAAGGTAAGAGAGGCGGTGGCCTTGTTCGGAACCTTTGAAATCGAGCGGGTGCCGAGGTCTCAGAACAAGCGGGCAGATGCCCTCTCAAAGCTGGCGTCCTCCTCTTTTGCCCATCTGAGCAAAGAGGTCTTGGTGGAGGTGGTAAAACAAAAGAGTATCGATCAGGTCCAAGTCCTGGCTATAGACAGCTCGGCCACCTGGATGACGCCCCTCGTAGACTTCCTCAGCTCGGGTGCCCTCCCCGGAAACAAATCAGAGTCCCGCCGAATCCAGCTCCGAGCTGCCAAATACGCCTACGCCGGGGGAACCCTTTATAGGAGGTCGTACTTGTCCCCCTGGCTAAAGTGCGTGACTCACGAGGAAGGCGATTATGTCCTGCGCGAGGTCCATGAAGGAATATGTGCGGCGCATGTGGGGTCTCGGGTGTTGGCTAAAAAGTGCCTCCTTCTGGGCTATTACTGGCCCTCTGTCTTCCGAGACGCAGCAGATCTGGTCCAAAAATGCAGAGCTTGCCAGGTGCACGCCTCGCTGCGCCATCAGCCAGTTCAGGAGATGGTCCCCATCCACAGTCCTTGGCCCTTCGCTCAATGGGGGATAGACCTCCTGGGTCCCTTCCCCCGAGCCCCGGGAAGATATGAACACCTTGTGGTGGCAATAGACTACTTCACTAAGTGGGTGGAAGCGGAGCCCCTGGTCTCTATCTCGGGGAAGGCAATTCAGAAATTCTTCTGGAAGAGCATAGTTTGCCGGTTTGGGATTCCGCATGTCCTGATATCCGACAACGGCCTCCAGTTCGCCGAGAACCCTTTCCGCAGCTGA